Proteins from a single region of Dictyostelium discoideum AX4 chromosome 5 chromosome, whole genome shotgun sequence:
- the dhx37 gene encoding DEAD/DEAH box helicase, with translation MTTDALKRALAKKKKLTREERLKATIRKKIDKHAERKVLMDQLQTNSMSEKNRELLKTSASIGSKETNKASIERQKKEAELNVVGLIPKDIKYFKDADINKKVIRPEKISDDWDDYLEPIIEKSTPIEIPQLEPETLDRIEFDKQHKAIEKRREEKSKKKFFFWKDQDVERDYQEYNDSHQDKGSYLKDQQKEQDDSEDENTIELNSTNKNVEIKKHNNKHTKDNNKEEQQPPPPPPPPQPETEQKKRKTIEQSENDTKKKKKVNDNNKTQTTTTTTTTTTTTTTQSNINTIKTKTNENKKQNKKQKNKVEEKVKEEEEEEEIKKEELEEIANQVNSEIDRYNYSIEVFGKEEEENREVFLSTKTGIETIEDAMSEEVDAKPIEYNVFNVKVERKPEIDAVRDNLPIMLEEHSIVEKIKDNDVVIICGETGSGKTTQVPQFLYESGFGHRESGDFPGIIGVTQPRRVAAVSTAKRVAEELNVEFGKEVGYQIRYDKKLDSSVNKIKFMTDGILMREVQTDFLLSQYSSILIDEAHERNLNTDILIGLLSRIVPLRKKLYLKSLATNKANGTIGVDMIYPLKLVVMSATLRVEDFTKNKTLFSRPPPVINIPTRQFPVTIHFNKKTELVNYIDECYKKVVKIHKNLPSGGILVFVTGKQEIEYLCSKLRRAFPIKAINKSFKVEIDKINQQFKSDDQENQNNIKSSNLVYGDAEDFDFDNTVDDTFNIDNHDDDDDNDNDDDNDDIENLDVLNDDQFIVNDEEEVEEEEVEEEEVEEEEVEEEEVEEEEVEEEEVEEEEVEEEEVEEEEEVDENENNNNNNNEDEDEFEIGKEDIITEDDEKPAGPLFVLPLYSTLPTSKQMRVFQTPPLGSRLVVVATNLAETSLTIPNIKYVVDTGRVKQRYYNKDNGISSFEVGWTSKASADQRAGRAGRTGPGHCYRIYSSAVFNDHFQQFSKPEILMIPIDGMILQMKSMGIQKITGFPFPTPPDESSLKLALRTLINLGALEVKTFSITELGMKMSQFPVSPRHSKMLLLGQEHNCLPYIIAIVSILTVKDPFLKEAYEANQNNDENDDNNEKQQIDSSSQSEKEFIEKEKEERQKHLQRLRNSMRKWLHKESDLLSILKVVGAYDYQIRKSPKDIDHFCSQNFLNTKSMSEIHKLRHQLTEIVNSINQTNHELDPISNPIITLVNPDQSIKPPTQKQELFIKQVITAGLIDQISKVKETQSITGKNHPKHLIEYQTCTTSYSNSSGGGDGTCFIHPTSNLGGVNTQAEYVIYCDIIETSRPYMKLVTEINPSWLPLLGKPLCSEFKPLEQPAPHYSLKHDRVRCCIKPNYGVHHWELPMLKIDHPDKLESIRYFAKALLEGEVFSPLKYLLPYLNTNPSIIVQMNTQSKVYQLISTLKSKGISTKEKLLQQWIENPNYLFDQYLSWLNINTIKPNILKSMWPPLDTVKINPLLIK, from the exons atgacTACAGATGCATTAAAAAGAGCGTTggcaaagaaaaaaaagttaacaAGAGAGGAGAGATTAAAAGCAACAATCAGAAAGAAAATTGATAAACATGCTGAAAGAAAAGTTTTAATGGATCAATTACA aacTAATTCAATGAGTGAAAAAAATAGAGAATTGTTAAAAACCTCAGCAAGTATTGGTAGTAAAGAAACTAATAAAGCATCTATTGAAAGACAAAAGAAAGAAGCAGAATTAAATGTTGTAGGATTAATAccaaaagatataaaatattttaaagatgcagatataaataaaaaagtgatTAGACCAGAGAAAATATCAGATGATTGGGATGACTATTTAGAACCAATCATTGAAAAGAGTACACCAATTGAAATACCACAATTGGAACCAGAAACTCTAGATAGAATCGAATTTGATAAACAACATAAAGCAATTGAAAAACGTAGAGAagagaaatcaaaaaagaaattcttCTTTTGGAAAGATCAAGATGTTGAAAGAGATTATCAAGAATATAATGATTCTCATCAAGATAAAGGTTCCTATTTAAAAGATCAACAAAAAGAACAAGATGATTCTGAAGATGAAAatacaattgaattaaatagtacaaataaaaatgttgaaattaaaaaacataataataaacatactaaagataataataaagaagaacaacaaccaccaccaccaccaccaccaccacaacctgAAACAgaacaaaaaaagagaaaaacaATTGAACAATCTGAAAATGATactaaaaagaaaaagaaagtaaatgataataataagacacaaactacaacaaccacaactactactacaacaactactactacacaatcaaatataaatacaattaaaacaaaaacaaatgaaaataaaaaacaaaataaaaaacaaaaaaataaagttgaagaaaaagttaaagaagaagaagaagaagaagaaattaaaaaggaGGAATTGGAAGAAATTGCTAATCAAGTTAATAGTGAAATTGATAGATATAATTATTCAATTGAAGTATTTGGTAAAGAGGAAGAAGAGAATAGGGAAGTATTTTTAAGTACAAAGACAGGTATTGAAACTATTGAAGATGCAATGAGTGAAGAGGTTGATGCAAAACCAATTGAATATAATGTATTTAATGTTAAAGTTGAACGTAAACCAGAGATTGATGCAGTTAGAgataatttaccaattatGTTGGAAGAGCATAGTAttgttgaaaaaattaaagataatgatgTGGTAATCATTTGTGGTGAAACAGGGTCTGGTAAAACTACCCAAGTCCCACAATTCCTATATGAAAGTGGTTTTGGTCATCGTGAAAGTGGTGATTTCCCAGGAATTATTGGTGTAACTCAACCAAGAAGAGTGGCTGCTGTTTCAACAGCAAAACGTGTCGCTGAAGAGTTAAACGTTGAGTTTGGTAAGGAAGTGGGTTACCAAATTCGTTATGATAAGAAATTAGATAGTAGtgttaataaaatcaaatttatgaCTGATGGTATCTTAATGAGAGAGGTTCAAACTGATTTCCTCCTATCACAATattcttcaattttaatcGACGAAGCACACGAACGTAATTTAAATactgatattttaattggaCTTTTATCAAGAATTGTACCATTAAGaaagaaattatatttaaaatcattggcTACTAATAAAGCCAATGGTACCATTGGTGTGGATATGATTTACCCATTGAAATTAGTGGTGATGTCAGCAACTTTAAGAGTTGAAGATTTTACAAAgaataaaactttattttctAGACCACCACCAGTCATCAATATACCAACTAGACAATTCCCTGTTACAATCCATTTCAATAAGAAAACTGAATTAGTTAACTATATCGATGAATGTTATAAAAAAGTGGTGAAAATTCATAAAAACCTACCATCTGGTGGTATTTTAGTTTTCGTTACAGGTAAACAAGAAATTGAATATCTTTGTTCAAAATTAAGAAGAGCTTTCCCAATTAAAGCAAtcaataaatcttttaaagttgaaattgataaaattaatcaacAATTTAAATCTGATGAtcaagaaaatcaaaataatattaaatcaagtaATTTAGTTTATGGTGATGCTgaagattttgattttgataatacTGTTGATGAtacttttaatattgataatcatgatgatgatgatgataatgataatgatgatgataatgatgatattgaaaatttagatgttttaaatgatgatcaatttattgttaatgatgaagaagaagtagaggaagaagaagttgaagaagaggaggttgaagaagaggaggttgaagaagaggaggttgaagaagaggaggttgaagaagaggaggttgaagaagaagaagttgaagaagaagaagttgaagaagaagaagaagttgatgaaaatgaaaataataataataataataatgaagatgaagatgaatttgaaattggtaaagAAGATATAATTacagaagatgatgaaaaacCAGCAGGAccattatttgtattaccATTATATTCAACATTACCAACATCAAAACAAATGAGAGTTTTTCAAACACCACCATTAGGATCAAGATTGGTAGTAGTTGCAACAAATTTGGCAGAGACATCATTAACAAtaccaaatattaaatatgtaGTTGATACAGGTAGAGTTAAACAAAGATATTATAATAAGGATAATGGTATTAGTAGTTTTGAAGTTGGTTGGACATCTAAAGCATCAGCAGATCAAAGAGCAGGTAGAGCAGGTAGAACAGGTCCAGGTCATTGCTATAGAATTTATTCAAGTGCTGTTTTCAATGATCATTTCCAACAATTTTCAAAACctgaaattttaatgatcCCAATCGATGGTATGATATTACAAATGAAAAGTATGGGTATTCAAAAAATTACAGGTTTTCCATTTCCAACACCACCTGATGAATCTTCTTTGAAATTGGCATTACGtactttaattaatttgggTGCTTTAGAGgttaaaactttttcaatCACTGAATTGGGTATGAAAATGTCACAATTTCCAGTTTCACCACGTCATTCtaaaatgttattattaggTCAAGAGCATAATTGTTTACCTTATATCATTGCAATCGTTTCAATTTTAACTGTTAAAGatccatttttaaaagaagcCTATGAagcaaatcaaaataatgatgaaaatgatgataacaatgaaaaacaacaaattgattcatcatcacaaagtgaaaaagaatttattgaaaaagaaaaagaagaaagacAAAAACATCTTCAACGTCTTAGAAATAGTATGAGAAAATGGTTACACAAAGAATCTGatcttttatcaattttaaaagttgttGGTGCTTATGATTACCAAATTAGAAAATCACCAAAAGATATTGATCATTTTTGTTCtcaaaactttttaaatacaaAATCAATGTCTGAAATTCATAAACTTCGTCATCAATTAACAGAGAttgtaaattcaattaatcaaACCAATCATGAATTAGATCCAATTTCAAATCCAATTATAACTTTAGTTAATCCtgatcaatcaattaaaccaCCAACTCAAAAACAAGAATTATTCATTAAACAAGTTATAACAGCTGGtttaattgatcaaatttcaaaagtTAAAGAAACTCAATCAATCACTGGTAAAAATCATCCAaaacatttaattgaatatcaAACTTGCACAACCTCATATTcaaatagtagtggtggtggtgatggaaCATGTTTCATTCATCCAACTTCAAATTTAGGTGGTGTTAATACTCAAGCTGAATATGTAATCTATTGTGATATCATTGAAACTTCAAGACCATATATGAAGTTGGTTACAGAGATTAATCCATCTTGGTTACCATTATTGGGTAAACCATTATGTTCAGAGTTTAAACCATTGGAACAACCTGCACCTCATTATTCACTAAAACACGATCGTGTTAGATGTTGTATCAAACCAAATTATGGTGTTCATCATTGGGAATTGCCAATGCTAAAAATTGATCATCCTGATAAATTGGAATCAATACGTTACTTTGCCAAGGCTTTACTAGAGGGCGAAGTTTTCTCACCTCTAAAATATCTATTACCCTATTTAAATACAAATCCTTCAATTATCGTTCAAATGAATACTCAATCAAaagtttatcaattaatttcaacCCTCAAATCAAAAGGTATCTCAACCAAAGAAAAACTCTTACAACAATGGATTGAAAATCCAAATTATCTATTTGATCAATATTTATCTTggttaaatattaatacaattaaaccaaacattttaaaatcaatgtGGCCACCTTTAGATACTGTTAAAATTAAtcctttattaattaaataa
- a CDS encoding hypothetical protein (Similar to Dictyostelium discoideum (Slime mold). vegetative stage specific V4-7), translating into MILKLIILLVIILFANAKENSGDGLKRETIANIRNPPSYFNFKSLPNENEIIEFKILIKQNNLNILKEKFWDISNPKSLNYGKFLSSKEIDSIISPSKKDVEIILNWLFDNKINKSEMIVFSDYIKIRINILKASNLFKTNFGIYKSEISNKERIRIIGDASIPINVLNKIDLVLGLSDFIEDNKMSETMRKSRDDIVGISKQLSISPQVLKDYYGIPNDTIGTNSKNVQSIGAFSDYYSTGALETFDQQFSIENVRVLNAGSPLCYEQGCGQLESDLDVQYMTAIGNNITTMFLESGSGEWVLDWCTSIQAFDPIPNVASISYGWIEMEQCEITQDCNNLGVDSTVYIERTNVEFQKIGLRGTSIFVSSGDDGSPGFFDVFGNCPVDGINGYCPFGGCEHTTTNCATITIVNSNFTESPNCFYPVNQMGIACRELIIVPEVIDALGTFQQVNAHCDFQYEFDVFGYTHIYSSCLCEDLTPVSGEGFKMVGYSFDPSNGPVFNPEFPASSPYVTSVGATEIYESPQPESVCSIQSGSIITSGGGFSVTQSQPQYQTNAVNRYLEQQPSSLPPSFSFNSSNRAYPDISLAGSKYSIVQSNNVSSNLCPCITISVDGTSCSSPSIAAMFSLINDKLLNSGKSTLGFLNPLLYQAAEESPNVFNDIINGNNNCNRMYCCEFGYKAITGFDPASGLGSIVYSNMENYILSQK; encoded by the exons atgattttaaagttaatcatattattagttattattttatttgcaaATGCAAAAGAGAATAGTGGTGATGGTTTAAAACGTGAAACTATTGCAAATATTAGAAATCCACCTTCatactttaattttaaaagtttaccaaatgaaaatgaaataatagaatttaaaattttaatcaaacaa aataatttaaatattttaaaagaaaaattttgGGATATTTCAAATCcaaaaagtttaaattatGGAAAATTTTTAAGTTCAAAAGAgattgattcaattatttcaccttcaaaaaaagatgttgaaattattttaaattggttatttgataataaaattaataaaagtgaaatgattgttttttcagattatattaaaattagaattaatattttaaaagcatcaaatttatttaaaacaaattttggaatttataaatcagaaatttcaaataaagaaaGAATTAGAATTATTGGTGATGCATCAATCCcaataaatgttttaaataaaattgatttggttTTGGGTTTATCAGATTTTattgaagataataaaatgagTGAGACTATGAGAAAATCAAGAGATGATATTGTTGGTATTTCAAAACAGTTGTCAATTTCACCTCAAGTATTGAAAGATTATTATGGTATTCCAAATGATACTATTGGTACAAATTCAAAGAATGTTCAATCAATAGGTGCTTTTTCAGATTATTATAGTACTGGTGCATTGGAAACATTTGATCaacaattttcaattgaaaatgttagAGTTTTAAATGCTGGAAGTCCACTTTGTTATGAACAAGGTTGTGGACAACTTGAATCGGATTTAGATGTTCAGTATATGACTGccattggtaataatattacaacaATGTTTCTTGAATCGGGTAGTGGTGAATGGGTATTGGATTGGTGTACATCGATTCAAGCATTTGATCCAATTCCAAATGTAGCTTCGATTTCCTATGGGTGGATTGAAATGGAACAATGTGAAATCACACAAGATTGTAATAATCTTGGTGTGGATTCTACGGTTTACATTGAGAGAACTAATGttgaatttcaaaaaattggGTTACGTGGTACTTCAATATTCGTAAGTTCAGGTGACGATGGTTCCCCTGGATTTTTTGATGTGTTTGGTAATTGTCCAGTAGATGGTATCAATGGTTATTGTCCATTTGGTGGTTGTGAGCACACAACTACCAATTGTGCAACTATTACAAttgtaaattcaaattttacaGAATCACCAAACTGTTTTTATCCAGTCAACCAAATGGGTATTGCATGTAGAGAATTAATCATTGTTCCAGAGGTAATTGATGCATTGGGTACTTTCCAACAAGTTAATGCTCATTGTGATTTTCAATATGAGTTTGATGTGTTTGGTTATACACATATTTATTCTTCATGTTTATGTGAAGATTTAACTCCAGTATCAGGTGAAGGTTTTAAAATGGTTGGATACAGTTTTGATCCATCAAATGGACCTGTCTTCAACCCAGAATTCCCTGCAAGTTCACCCTATGTTACATCAGTAGGTGCAACTGAAATTTATGAATCACCACAACCTGAATCAGTTTGTTCAATTCAGTCAGGTTCAATCATTACATCTGGTGGTGGTTTTTCAGTTACACAATCTCAACCACAATATCAAACTAATGCTGTAAATAGGTATCTCGAGCAACAACCATCCTCATTACCCCCATCATTCAGttttaattcatcaaatCGTGCATATCCTGATATTTCACTTGCTGGTTCTAAATACTCAATTGTACAATCTAATAATGTTTCATCGAATTTATGCCCTTGTATAACTATATCAGTTGATGGTACATCATGctcatcaccatcaattgCTGCAATgttttcattaataaatgataaattattaaattctggAAAATCAACATTAGGTTTCTTAAATCCTTTATTATACCAAGCTGCTGAAGAAAGTCCAAATgtttttaatgatattataaatg gaaataataattgtaatcgTATGTATTGCTGTGAATTTGGTTATAAGGCTATAACTGGTTTTGACCCTGCAAGTGGGTTAGGTAGTATTGTATATTCAAATATggaaaattatattttatcacaaaaataa
- the fdxr gene encoding NADPH:ferredoxin oxidoreductase, producing the protein MINVLINKSSKLVNGVDSCINNKTIRLFCSSSSTNQVNKTPFNLCIIGSGPAGLYTAAKVHRQIPHANITILEKLPYPFGLVRSGISPDHQNEKKVKNTLEKVLLEHPHQIQFIGNVDIEKDIKFQYIKDNFHAVVLACGIEGDKKLGIPGELTLKNVYFAREFIGWLNGNLKDQHKQFDLSNENLAIVGQGNVALDVARLLLKKNSDELKKTDITSTSFDKINKSNVKNIHIIGRRGPLEVSFTNKEIREILTLQNVNTFINDISTLDVSEEDVSKLERAKKRTFELFKQHLKPFDQEIANNGNMNLIFHFLRSPVELLDKYGSSSGSGDGMVLSKIKLEKNKLIIDEKTQQKKAIGSGEFEIIECSSLFRSIGYTGTKQFPSVPFDFNSVSIPNKYGKVLEEPNSDKFINGLYVSGWLKGGPSGSIPNISANSEETASIIHQDYESNQFINNNNNNDGGHNSITSLLQPNHKIINFNDYKKIESEEVKRGKEKGKLLEKIIVFDELKNIINNS; encoded by the exons ATGattaatgttttaattaataaatcaagtAAATTAGTAAATGGTGTTGATAGTTGTATTAATAACAAAACCATAAGATTGTTTTGTTCATCATCGTCAACCAATCAAGTTAACAAAACACCATTTAATTTGTGTATTATTGGTAGTGGACCAGCTGGTTTATATACAGCTGCAAAAGTTCATAGACAAATACCACATGcaaatattacaattttagaaaa attaCCATATCCATTTGGATTAGTTAGATCAGGTATTTCACCAGATCatcaaaatgaaaagaaagtaaaaaataCATTAGAAAAAGTATTATTAGAACATCcacatcaaattcaattcattggtaatgttgatattgaaaaggatataaaatttcaatatattaaagataattttCATGCAGTTGTATTAGCATGTGGCATTGAAGGTGATAAAAAGTTGGGCATACCAGGTGAATTAACTTTAAAGAATGTTTATTTCGCTCGTGAATTCATTGGTTGGTTAAATGGTAATCTAAAAGATCAACATAAACAATTTGATCTTTCAAATGAGAATTTAGCAATCGTTGGTCAAGGTAATGTAGCTTTAGATGTAGCTAGATTACTCTTGAAAAAAAACTctgatgaattaaaaaagacTGATATAACTTCAActtcatttgataaaattaataaatcaaatgttaAAAAT attcataTAATTGGTAGAAGAGGACCTTTAGAAGTttcatttacaaataaagaaattagagAAATATTAACATTACAAAATGTAAATACATTTATAAATGACATTAGTACATTGGATGTTTCAGAAGAGGATGTATCGAAATTAGAGAGAGCAAAAAAGAGaacatttgaattatttaaacaacaTTTAAAACCATTTGATCAAGAGATTgcaaataatggtaatatgaatttaatattcCATTTCTTAAGATCACCTGTTGAATTATTAGATAAAtatggtagtagtagtggtagtggtgatgGTATGGTGTTATCAAAGATTAAATTagagaaaaataaattaataattgatgaaaaGACTCAACAAAAGAAGGCAATTGGTTCAggtgaatttgaaataatagaatgttcatcattatttagaTCAATTGGTTACACTGGTACAAAACAATTCCCAAGTGTACCATTTGATTTCAATAGTGTTTCAATTCCAAATAAGTATGGTAAAGTTTTAGAGGAACCAAATAGtgataaattcattaatggTCTCTATGTTAGTGGTTGGTTAAAAGGTGGTCCATCTGGTAGTATTCCAAATATATCTGCAAATAGTGAAGAAACAGCTTCAATCATTCATCAAGATTATGAATCTAATcaattcattaataataataataataatgacggCGGTCATAATAGTATAACAAGTCTCTTACAACCAAAtcataaaattataaactttaacgattataaaaaaattgaatctgAAGAAGTTAAAAGAGGTAAAGAGAAAGGTAAATTattggaaaaaataatagtttttgatgaattaaaaaatataataaataattcctaa
- the ddx41 gene encoding DEAD box protein abstrakt, with product MSEESRKHDIEEQHIEKWIPLKERKLNQIKSKLNNLKQQQPQQHSQQQENEQNNATATNTNITNTTTTTTTTTTTTTSSNNDNNFEDEKKPIYQQSQSLLDQKFEMIKKQENKTQRELQQGGTIIENDVNSSNNNNNNGEENKIKEEKRLDMEESDILKSLKTFKPLVSVKDRAKDVIYTDSIKTNWRAPRYILERDEKDHQKVRDQLNIITDGEDIPPPITTFKEMKIPKPVIDVLLEKGIKKPSPIQVQGLPVILSGRDMIGIAYTGSGKTLVFTLPMVLFALEEECKLPIIQGEGPFGLILCPSRELARQTYDLVNSFTNALHKNGGHPQLRTLLAIGGIDLREQEHIFKKGVHMIIATPGRLLDLLNKKKINFKLCKYLGLDEADRLIDLGFEDDIRSVLDNFTNQRQTLLFSATMPKKIQEFARSALVLPVEVNVGRAGAANLNVTQEVEFVKPEAKIVYLLECLQKTPPPVLIFCENKKDVDDIYEYLLLKQVEAVSIHGDKSQDERESAIKAFREGKKDVLVATDVASKGLDFPEIQHVINFDMPREIENYIHRIGRTGRRGNKGVATTFINKNNTESLLLDLKYLLIEAKQKVPPALLEIPDDNQYLQKLQDRNGNTGGGADDDDTKPCEYCDGRGHRLVNCPKLKKQAGPKRDFFGSGGGDW from the exons atgtcAGAAGAATCACGTAAACATGATATAGAGGAACAACATATTGAAAAATGGATACCTTTAAAAGAAaggaaattaaatcaaattaaatcaaaattaaataatttaaaacaacaacaaccacaacaacactcacaacaacaagagaATGAACAAAATAATGCGACtgcaacaaatacaaatataacaaatacaacaacaacaacaacaacaactacaacaactactacatcaagcaataatgataataattttgaagatGAAAAGAAACCAATTTATCAACAATCACAAAGTTTATTAGAtcaaaaatttgaaatgattaaaaaacaaGAGAATAAAACACAAAGAGAATTACAACAAGGTGGtacaataattgaaaatgatgtaaatagtagcaataataataataataatggtgaagagaataaaattaaagaagagAAAAGATTAGATATGGAAGAGAGTGATATattgaaatcattaaaaacttttaaaccATTGGTATCGGTTAAAGATCGTGCAAAGGATGTAATTTACACTGACTCGATTAAGACCAATTGGAGAGCACCACGTTATATATTGGAAAGAGATGAAAAGGATCATCAAAAGGTTAgagatcaattaaatatcatTACAGATGGTGAAGatataccaccaccaattacTACTTTTAAAGAGATGAAAATACCCAAACCAGTGATTGACGTGCTCTTGGAGAAGGGTATAAAGAAGCCCTCCCCCATCCAAGTCCAAGGTTTACCCGTTATTTTATCAGGTCGTGATATGATTGGTATCGCATACACTGGTAGTGGTAAGACACTGGTGTTCACATTGCCAATGGTATTGTTTGCATTGGAGGAAGAGTGCAAACTACCAATAATTCAAGGTGAAGGACCGTTTGGTTTAATTCTTTGCCCATCAAGAGAATTGGCAAGACAAACATACGATTTGGTTAACTCATTCACAAATGCATTACACAAGAATGGTGGTCATCCACAACTTAGAACACTATTAGCAATTGGTGGTATCGATTTACGTGAACAAGAACATATCTTTAAGAAAGGTGTTCATATGATCATTGCAACACCTGGTCGTTTATTAGatctattaaataaaaagaaaatcaatttcaaactTTGTAAATATCTTGGTTTAGATGAAGCTGAtagattaattgatttagGTTTTGAGGATGATATTCGTTCAGTTTTAGATAATTTCACAAATCAAAGACAAACTCTACTCTTTAGTGCAACTATGCCAAAGAAAATTCAAGAATTTGCTAGAAGTGCTCTAGTTTTACCAGTTGAAGTTAATGTTGGTAGAGCTGGTGCtgcaaatttaaatgttaCTCAAGAAGTTGAATTTGTTAAACCTGAAGCTAAAATCGTTTATTTATTAGAATGTTTACAAAAAACACCACCACCT gtattaatattttgtgaaaataaaaaagatgttgatgatatttatgaatatttattattgaaacaAGTTGAAGCAGTTTCAATACATGGTGATAAATCACAAGATGAAAGAGAATCAGCAATTAAAGCATTTAGAGAGGGTAAAAAGGATGTTTTGGTTGCAACAGATGTTGCATCTAAAGGTTTAGATTTTCCAGAGATTCAACATGTCATCAATTTCGATATGCCAAGAGAGattgaaaattatattcACAGAATTGGTAGAACTGGTCGTCGTGGTAATAAAGGTGTTGCAACTACATTTATCAATAAGAATAATACTGAATCTTTATTATTGGATCTTAAATACCTATTAATTGAAGCTAAACAAAAAGTACCACCTGCACTACTTGAAATACCAGATGATAATCAATACCTTCAAAAACTTCAAGATCGTAATGGAAATACTGGTGGTGgtgctgatgatgatgatactaAACCTTGTGAATATTGTGATGGTCGTGGTCATAGATTAGTTAATTGTccaaaattgaaaaaacaagCTGGTCCAAAAAGAGACTTTTTCGGttctggtggtggtgattggtaa